From a region of the Alnus glutinosa chromosome 1, dhAlnGlut1.1, whole genome shotgun sequence genome:
- the LOC133858534 gene encoding uncharacterized protein LOC133858534 yields MGTPISLYFSLYYSVILMYYFLTNSGNLVLSGVAIESPQYTVVHSESDFEIRLYVQSSWMSALTRGTSSFNESTKDGFHRLYQYMHGGNLNHSKIAMTAPVLTSTNSSSPESDYFVRMSLPPSYGGNPPQPNPELNLQLDKWRSHCIAVRKFTGFVKDDDVGKEIEALVNSLNKHLTGKAAMVEDGSYYSIAQYNSSHHLSGRLNEVWINVSGFTAEGCPRYQGKY; encoded by the exons atggGAACCCCAATATCGCTCTACTTTTCCCTCTATTACTCGGTAATACTAATGTACTATTTCCTTACCAATAGTGGTAACCTTGTACTCTCAGGCGTCGCCATCGAATCGCCACAATACACAGTAGTCCATTCTGAATCAGATTTCGAAATAAGACTCTACGTTCAATCCTCTTGGATGTCTGCCCTCACCCGTGGAACATCCTCATTCAACGAGTCCACCAAAGACGGCTTTCACAG GTTGTATCAATACATGCATGGGGGTAACCTCAACCATTCTAAGATCGCGATGACTGCCCCTGTCTTAACAAGCACCAACTCATCATCCCCCGAGTCTGACTATTTTGTAAGGATGTCTCTCCCTCCTAGTTATGGCGGAAACCCTCCGCAGCCCAATCCTGAACTGAATTTGCAGCTTGACAAGTGGAGAAGCCATTGCATAGCGGTCAGGAAGTTTACTGGGTTTGTCAAGGATGATGATGTTGGTAAAGAAATTGAAGCACTGGTAAACAGCCTAAATAAGCACTTGACTGGAAAGGCAGCAATGGTGGAAGATGGAAGTTACTACTCTATTGCCCAATACAACTCTTCACATCACCTCTCTGGACGGTTAAATGAAGTGTGGATCAATGTGTCTGGTTTTACTGCAGAGGGGTGTCCACGCTATCAAGGGAAATATTGA